ggggtgcaggcggactgaaacctggacacataaattacaacccggactgtccgggtgcaTCCGGGacatgtggcaaccctagtcagcagccccagcagtcTCAGAGCTATCattcaagtgacactctatagaaTTCCCCTTCGCTCCTCCCACGGCAGCTACATAAAAGATTACGTAGGGAGGttaggggaggggtggaggagctgggccagcacagacaataaTTCGCCACTCCCAGAAAAGCAGCTGTTATAGGGAACTGACTTTTCCTGGAGCAGTCACATTTTCTAGGAAGATCAAGGACACCTTTGAAgttgatgacagggtctctttaatgtgCCTCACCAAGAGGCGTGTTTTTAATGGGCGCTTCCTCTTTCAGCACCTGTTCTGCTAGGGATTCGTCATCTGTCAAATATCGGCATTTTATTAAATGGGAACATCTATGCTGCAACTAAGCGCTTGTTACGCTTTTGATCCCATTTAGCTATCCGTTCCATTATAAGACCCGCCAGCTGTCAGATGAGTGCGCGAGTTTCCGAGGACGCGGCCACTTATAACCAAGTGACTCTATTAGGCCAAACACGCAGTCCCAGTCCTTGTTTACATTATTCCCCCCAGGAGCCAGCTCCAGCCCGCCCAATTAGAATACATTCCTAAATGCGTGGAATATTTCTGGCTATTAACCATTTGGCTCTCACagacattttttccatttttgcacacatggtaaactttagtaaaaaaaaaccccaagtagtaaatattttctaaaagcaaaatGGTAGTAGTTGCTGTTTATAATGTCATATGACATGACTGTACATGTCAAACATAttttctgtacaaaaaaaaaaatacaatacatttaatTTTAGAGCACACAAAGACATTATTTTGCCCAAGTTTTGATGAGGTTGTgatgagtacatagataccaaacatgtcaagctttaaaactgTGCCTGCATCTAAAAGAGCAAGAAACTTTgttacccaaaattgtccataagTGTCACTATGAAAGCCTTTATGGGTCATTAGTTAACCATGAATGACGGACCCACAATTAGCGCTTTCACACTGACGTctgcggtgatatgtaacatgtgaaATGCAATCCTCGTTTTTCTTGTGTTTTGACACCCACAGTACGCATGTATGTTCTAATGTGTCTGTACACGGGgatctttaacttttttttataagttacaaaaaaatttactttttttttttacaattaattatATTGCTATACATAGGGAGCCAATTAAATCTCTCTGACTCTTCCCCAGCAAGTATATCTGGATCAGAAACCTGAAGATGACTAGGGGCTGAGGTTCAAAATTGGGAGTTAGCTCTCTATCACCTGGGGTATCCTCCGGGGTCCTCAGAGTAGCCCGAGAAATGTAGAAGGGATGAGAGCGTCCCAGAAGTAGTGTGGGGATGGTAGATTTTTATGGGACATgacaagaaaaaaaatccaatgcaTTTTAGGGACTCAGAATTCCTTTGTCAGGGCTTAAAATTCCAGCAATGATTGAGGAAAAACTAGACAAAATGATTGCAAATAATAaatcaggagtaagtgatgcagagagtgaagaagtcaggagtaagtaatgcacagagtgaagaggtcaggagtaagtaatgcagagaatgaagaggtcaggagtaagtaatgaagAGAAAGAAGAGgttaggagtaagtaacacacagagtgaaGAGGTCAGAAATAGGTAATGCACAGAGTtaggaggtcaggagtaagtattgcacagagtgcagaggttaggAGTAACTAATGCACAGAGTGAAGAGGAAAAGAGTAAGTAATGCAATgagtgcaggagtcagaagtaggtaatgcacagaatgcaggggtcaggagtaagtaatgcacagagtgaagaggtaaggagtaagtaatgcacagaatgcaggggccaggaATAAGTAATGCCCAGAATGcacaggtcaggagtaagtaatgcacagactgCAGACGTTAGTAGTAGGTAATGTAAGGAGtgaagaggtcagtagtaagtaatgcacagagtgaagAGGTCAAGAGTAGGTAATGCACAGAGTTAAGAAGTAAGTAATGTaatgagtgcaggggtcaggagtaagtaatgcaatgAGTGCAGCGGTCAGAAATAAGTAATGCACTgaatacagaggtcaggagtaagtaatgcacagactgcaggggtcaggaataagtaatgcacagactgcaggggtcaggagtaagtaatgcacagagttaagaagtcaggagtaagtaatgcacagaatgcagaagTTAGGAGTAAGTAATGAAAGGAGTGAAGAGGTCAgaagtaatgcacagaatgcaagggtcagaagtaagtaatgcacagactgcaggggtcaggaataagtaatgcaCAGACTGCAGAAGTTAGGAGTAAGTAATGCAAGGAGTGAAGAGGTCAgaagtaatgcacagaatgcaggggtcaggagtaagtaatgcacagactgcaggggtcaagagtaagtaatgcacagagttaagaggtcaggagtaagtaatgcgcAGAATGCAGAAGTTAGGAGTAAGTAATGCAAGGAGTGGAGATGTCAgaagtaatgcacagaatgcaggggtcaggagtaagtaatgcacagactgcaggcatcaggagtaagtaatgcacagagtgaagAGGTCAGGAGCAAGTAACACACAGAGTTAAGATGTAaggagtaagtaatgtagagagtgcagaggttaggggtaagtaatgcacagagtgcagtggtaaggagtaagtaatgtagagagtgcagaggttaggagtaagtaatgcacagagtgcagaggtaaggagtaagtaatgtagagagtgcagaggttaggagtaagtaatgcacagagtgcagaggtaaggagtaagtaatgtagagagtgcagaggttaggagtaagtaatgcagagagtgcagaggttaggagtaagtaatgcacagagtgcagaggttaggagtaagtaatgcagagagtgcagaggttaggagtaagtaatgcacagagtgcagaggttaggagtaagtaatgcacagagtgcagaggtaaggagtaagtaatgcacagagtgcagaggtaaggtGTAAGTAATGTAAGGAGTAAAGAGGCCAAAAATAAGCAAAGTACATAGTACCTCCCAAGCAAAATGTTGCCAGGCAGATTATACCACAGCCCATGAGCAAGGGACACAATCAGATGCCAactgaggacaattcctgggacaCTTTTTCCCAGGGACAACCTCCTGAAATCAGGACTGTCTCCAGAAACCAGGGACATCTGGTCACCCAATACTAGATTATGTTGTATGTTGCAATGGAATGTATTGGTGATcagtttatgtgattttttttttccctttcaggtAGATTTTGAAGACGTCATTGCAGAACCGTACGGCGTTCACAGCTTCGATGGCGTCTGGAAGGCCAGTTACACCACGTTCACCATCACAAAGTACTGGTGTTACCGGCTGCTCTCGTCTCTGATTGGCATACCCCTGTCCATCTGCTGGGGGGTCCTCTTCGCTCTGATCTCCTTCTGTCACATCTGGACGGTGGTGCCCTGTGTCAAGAGCTACCTGATCGAGATCCAGTGTGTCAGCAGGATGTTTTCTCTCTGCGTCCGCACCTTCTGCGACCCGATTTTTGAAGCCTTGGGAAAGATGTTCAGCGCCATCAAAGTCACCCTGCAGAAAAAGGTTTGACTGCTGTGTAAACCAGAGATCGCACCAGATGGAGCGCACAGGAAAACACTGCAAAGATTCATGGGACATTTTCATTTTATAGACTTTTTTAACCATTTTCCACTAATAagcttttttgaagaaaaaaaaatgctccttcGGCCTTTCTCTGTATTTTTGTCTAATTTGAGTGAAAATCTAAAAATATGCAATTTGTTTCATGTAAttgttttttaacgtttttcaaCTCACCTGATCGGGCACTTCACctctttttggaaaatatattccAATCAAACTGCTTCTATTGTGTCTACCTATGAGCTGAACTCCATTTACATTTttaaggggtctgtgctgggggtgAGAGACAGTCccaaggggtctgtactggggaggggagtttgtactgggggggtggctgttctgaggggtctgtactggggggagggggtgactgTTATGAGGagtctgtactggggaggggagTTTGTACTGGGAGGGTGGCtgttctgaggggtctgtactagggGTGGGGGTGACTGTCAAGAGAGGTCAGTACTGGGGATGAGTGACTGACCTGAGGGGTCTGTTTTAGGGAGGGGTGACTGTTTTAATGATGTCTGTACTGGGGAAGGAAGTCTGTACTGGGGTAGGGGGGGTGACTGTTCTGTGCTGTGTGTACTGGGGAGGGAGGTTGAGGTCAGTCCTGGGggcgggggtctgtactggggggggggggtgactcttCTGAGAGGTCTGTAGtgaggagaggggtctgtacttggGAGGGAAGTCTGTACATGGGAGTGACAGTTTTGAGGGGTCTGTACTATGGAAGGGAGTCTGTACTGGGAGGTGACTGTTCtaaaggggtctgtactggggggggggggggttgactgtTCTGAGGGGTCTATACTGGGGGGGTGACTGTTCTGGGTGGTCTGTACTTGGGAGGGAAGCCTGTACTGGGAGGGAGACTGTTCTCAGAGCTTGTTTCTGGGGAGGGAAGTCTATACTGGGGAGTGATTGTTCTGAGGAATGTGTACtaggaaggggggtctgtcctggggggatctATTCTGGAGAGGGGTGACTGCCCTGAGGACCCTGTATTGGGGAGGtaagtctgtactggggggggggtaaCTGTTCTaaagggtctgtactggggagaggAGTCTCTCCTGGGGGGTCTGGTCATACTGGAGAGGGGTgattgtcctgaggggtctgtactggtaaGAGAAGTCTGTACTGGTGGATACTTTTCTGCGGGGTCTGTGCTGGGGAAGGGAGTCTCTCCTGGGGGGCCTGTATTTGGGAGAGAAGTCTGTATTAGGGGAAGACTGTTCTCAGGGGTTGTTACTGGAGAGGAGAGTCTATACTGAGGGGTCTGCGCTtaggaaggggggtctgtcctggtggTATTTATACTGGAGAGGGGTGACTGTCCTGAGGGCCCTGTACTGGGGTGGGGAGTGAAGTCTGTATGGGGGGGGGTAACTGTTctaaggggtctgtactggggagaggagtctctcctggggggtctgtacatattGGAGAGGGGTGATTGTCCTGTGGGATCTGTACTGGTAAGAGAAGTCTGTACTGGTGGATACTAGTCTGCTGGCTCTGTACTGGGGAAGGgagtttgtactgggggggggggggggtgactgtttttaggggtctgtactgggggggtgactGTTCTCAGGGGTTATTACTGGAGAGTGGAGACTATACTGGGGAGTAACTGTTCTGAGGGGTCTGCACtaggaagg
This portion of the Aquarana catesbeiana isolate 2022-GZ linkage group LG07, ASM4218655v1, whole genome shotgun sequence genome encodes:
- the CAV3 gene encoding caveolin-3; amino-acid sequence: MAEEQSYYEEKISKDILTKEIDLVDRDPKGINQDVVKVDFEDVIAEPYGVHSFDGVWKASYTTFTITKYWCYRLLSSLIGIPLSICWGVLFALISFCHIWTVVPCVKSYLIEIQCVSRMFSLCVRTFCDPIFEALGKMFSAIKVTLQKKV